The nucleotide sequence GGGAGTGCCAGTTCGTGCGGGCGCCGGGGGTGAACCGGACCAGGGAAGCGACCAAGCGCGACGGTGGCTCGGGTGTCTTGATCATCGTGAGGTAGACGTCGCCGGTGAAGCGCTCGGCCGGGGTCTTGACGGTGGCGTTTACGGGGATGAAGTCCACGGTGTTCTCCCTGGAGGTCAGTTGCGGAAGACCTGCTTGGCGACGGCCATCGCGGCCATGGCCTGGGGCCAGCCGGCGTAGAAGGCCAGGTGGGTGAGCGCCTCGATGAGCTCGGCCTCGGTGTTGCCGTTCTCCTTGGCCAGGCCGAGGTGGAAGACCAGCTGCTCGGTGTTGCCGTTCGTGGCCAGCGCGGCCACCGTGACGAGGCTGCGTTCCTTCGGCGTCAGCTCGGTGCGCTTCCACACCTCGCCGAAGAGCACGCCGTCGGTGAAGTGCACCAGTGCGGGTGCGAAGTCGCCGAACATCTTCTGTGCGCCGGACGGCTCGGGACGGCTGTCGTCGGTCATCGGAATCCTTTCGTTGATCTTGTTCTCACGGGAAGTGCGACCGCGGCGAAAGCCGCTGCGGCCGTGACGCCCGCGGCCAGCAGGAGGCTGACCCGCGTCCCGGCGGCCAACCCCGCGGGAGCGTTCAAGAGCGCGCCGAACACGGCGACGGCCAGCGCGCCGCCGAGCTGGCGGCTGGTGTTGAGCACGCCGCTCGCGGTACCGGTCCGAGCCGGGCCGACGGCGCCGAGGAGCACCGTGATCACCGGCGGGATCACGGCCGGACCGCCGAGGCCGACGAGCACCATGACCGCGGCAGTCACCCAGCCGGGTGTCGTCGCGGGCAGGAGGGCGAGGACGACGAGACCGGCGGCCATCAGCACCAGCCCGGCCGTGACCACCGGACGGGTGCTCACCCGTTCGGTCAGCCGCGGCACGAGCGGAGTCAGCACGAGCCCGGCGAGCATCATCGGCAGGAACACCGTGCCGGTCTGCACGGCGGACAGCCCGTTCTGCTGCAGGAGCAGGCTCACCACGAACGGCATCCCGTAGTAGCCGACCATGAACGCGAACCCGATCAGGACCGCGGTGACCACTGTCCGTGACCGGAATAGGTCCAACGGCAGCATCGGAGCGGCGACTCGCCGTTCGACCAGCACGAACGCGGTCATGCTCGCGATGGCGAGGGCGAAGGCGGCCACGACCTGCGGAGCGGTCAAGCCGCCGCGACCGGCCTCGATGGCGCCGTAGACCAGGGCGGCCATGGCGACTACGCCGGTGACCTGGCCGTAGCGATCGAACGGCACTCGATGGTGTGCTGAAGGTGCCACGCGAGCCAGCAGGGCCAGGGCCACGGCACCGGCCGGCAGGTTGATCAGGAAGATCCACCGCCAGCTCGCCAGCGTCAGCACGCCACCCAGCACCGGCCCGACCGACGAGGCGACCGCCCCGCCCATCGCCCACACGGCGACAGCCCTGGCGCGGCGTGCCGGATCGGGGAAGGCCTGGCCGATCAGGGCCATCGACGAGGGCATCACCAGGGCGGCCGCGGCTCCTTGCAGGAACCGGCAGACGACGAGGGCCGGCAGCGCCGGGGCGACGCCGCAAGCCAGCGAAGACAGCACGAACATCCCCACGCCCAGGCCGAACGCCCGCTTCGCGCCGATCCGGTCGGTCAGCGAGCCGGCCGAGAGCAGGAACGCGGCGAACAGGAGCGTGTAGCCGTCGACCACCCACTGCAGGCCCGTGATGCCGCCGCCCAGGTCGGCTCGGATCGCGGGCAGGGCGACGTTCACGATGACGGCGTCCAAGGTCACGACGAAGAAGCCCAGCAGGGCCGCCGCCAGCGTGGCGACGGCACCGGTCGCCGGCCGGGTCATGGTCGTGGTCGTCTCGGAAGAGGTCACCTCACCAGCAAACATGTTGCCGTCCGCGGGCGGGAGGTCGCGTCGTTCCGGGTCATGACAGAACCCCCTTCGCGGGCCGGACCTGTCGTACCGTGGGAGGGTGAGTACCAAGAGCACCGAGGTCCGTGACTTCCTGGTCACCCGCCGGGCCAAGATCACCCCGGAGCAGGCGGGGCTGCAGCACTACGGCGGCAACCGCCGCGTCGCCGGCCTGCGTCGCGAAGAGGTCGCCCTGCTCGCCGGTGTCTCCGCCGACTACTACACGCGCGTCGAGAAGGGCAACCTCGCCGGCGACTCCGACAGCGTCCTGGACGCGATCGCCGCGGCGCTGCAGCTCGACGAGGCCGAGCGGGTCTACCTGTTCGACCTCGCCCGCGCCGCCAACGCCGCGGGCCGGCCTCGTACCGCCGCGCAGCGGCGCCGGTCGCCGCACCGGGTGCGGCCGGTGGTGCAGCAGATCCTCGACAGCATGACCTCGACGGCCGCCTTCGTCCGGAATGGCCGGTTGGACATCCTCGCCACCAACCTGCTCGGCCGCGCCCTGTACTCGCCGGTGTTCGACAGCCCCACGCGTCCCAGCGAAGCCGCGTTGCCCAATCTCGCCCGGTTCGGGTTCCTCGATCCCGCGGCGCGCGACTACTTCCCCGATTACGACAAGTCGTGCCACACCTCGGTCGCGATCCTGCGCACGGAAGCCGGCCGCGACCCGCACAACCGGGATCTGTCCGACCTGGTCGGCGAGCTGTCGACCCGCAGCGACGACTTCCGGACCCGCTGGGCCGCCCACGACGTCCGCCTGCACCGCACCGGCACCAAGCACTTCCGCCACCCGGTCGTCGGCGAGCTGACCCTCGACTTCGAAGCCATGGAGCTCTCCGCCGACGCCGGGCTCACGCTCACCGCCTACGCGGCCCGCCCCGATTCCGGCTCGGCCGAGCGGTTGCAGCTGCTCGCCACCTGGGCGGCCACGGAGCGGCTTCCGGCCGGCCGTTGACCGGTGCGCACGGATGGTTTTCACAGCAAGGCGTCAGCGGTGATGGGGAACTCTCGGATGTGTCGTCCGGTGGCGTGGAAGACCGCGTTGGCGATCGCCGGGGCCACGCCGACCAGCACGAGCTCAGCCAAGCCCTTCACACCGAGGGGGTCGGCTTCGCGGTCTTCGCCGTCGAGGTAGATCGCGCGCAGGTTCTGGATGTCGGCGTTGACCGGGACGAGGTAGTCGGCGAGGTTGGCGTTCACGATACGGCCGTCGCGCGGGTCGGTGACGGTGTGCTCCAGCAGGGCGGCGCCGATGCCGCCGACCATGCCGCCGAGGGCCTGGCTGTCGGCGAGCTTGGGGTTGACGATGCGGCCCGCGTCGTAAACGCCGAGCATGCGCCGGATCCGGACCAGCCCGAGACGGGCGTCGACGGCGACTTCGGCGAACACCGCGCCGTAGCCGTACATCGAGAACCGGTCGTGCTCCGGCGGTGCCCACGACCCGATCACCTCGAGGTGATCGCGGCCGGTGCGGGCCAGCAGCTGCCGGTAGGTCTCGCCGTGCGTGGGGTCGTTCTTGACGGACATTCGTCCTTTTCGGACGATGATGCTGTCGGGATCGACGCCGTGTAACGGGGATCGCGGGTCGTTGACGGCGAGCGTGATGGCCTGGCGGCGGACCTTGTCGCAGCCGTCCTGGACGGCGGAGCCGACGCTGGCCATGGTCATGGAGCCGCCGTGGGGCGGGGTCGGGGGCATGAGCGAGTCGCCGAGTTCGAACCGGACGGTGTCCATGGTCAGGCCGAGGGCGTCGGCGGCGACCTGGGGCATGGAGGTGTAGGTGCCGGGGCCCATGTCGCTGGTCGCGGACTGGACCAGTGCGGTGCCGTCGGCGTTGAGCCGGACGTGGGCCTGTGCGGGGGCGCGGGCGGTGTCGTAGACGGCGGCGGCCATGCCGGTGCCGATCAGCCAGTCGCCGTCGCGAGTGGCGCCTGGCTTGGGGTTCCGGCGTTGCCAGCCGAACTCCCGGGCGCCGGCGTCGTAGCATTCGCGCAGCCGGCGGGTGGAGAACGGCTGGCCGCTGGACTCGTCCACGGTCGGTTCGTTGCGCTTGCGCAGTTCGATGGGGTCGAGGCCGAGCTGGTGCGCGAGCTCGTCCATCGCGGATTCGATGACGAGGGCGGCGGAGGCGTAGCCGGGTCCGCGCATCCAGATCGGGGTGTTCACGTTCAGGGGCACGGTCGCGTACGACTGGCGGACGTTCGGCATGGAGTAGAGCATCTGGCCGGGCGCCAGCATCGCTTCGGTGAACGTTTCGTAGCTGGAGGTTTCGCCGCGGATTTCGTGCGTCATCGCGGTCAGCCGTCCGGTGCGGTCGCTGCCGAGCCGGAGCCGGTAGG is from Amycolatopsis mediterranei and encodes:
- a CDS encoding MFS transporter — encoded protein: MTSSETTTTMTRPATGAVATLAAALLGFFVVTLDAVIVNVALPAIRADLGGGITGLQWVVDGYTLLFAAFLLSAGSLTDRIGAKRAFGLGVGMFVLSSLACGVAPALPALVVCRFLQGAAAALVMPSSMALIGQAFPDPARRARAVAVWAMGGAVASSVGPVLGGVLTLASWRWIFLINLPAGAVALALLARVAPSAHHRVPFDRYGQVTGVVAMAALVYGAIEAGRGGLTAPQVVAAFALAIASMTAFVLVERRVAAPMLPLDLFRSRTVVTAVLIGFAFMVGYYGMPFVVSLLLQQNGLSAVQTGTVFLPMMLAGLVLTPLVPRLTERVSTRPVVTAGLVLMAAGLVVLALLPATTPGWVTAAVMVLVGLGGPAVIPPVITVLLGAVGPARTGTASGVLNTSRQLGGALAVAVFGALLNAPAGLAAGTRVSLLLAAGVTAAAAFAAVALPVRTRSTKGFR
- a CDS encoding helix-turn-helix transcriptional regulator; this encodes MSTKSTEVRDFLVTRRAKITPEQAGLQHYGGNRRVAGLRREEVALLAGVSADYYTRVEKGNLAGDSDSVLDAIAAALQLDEAERVYLFDLARAANAAGRPRTAAQRRRSPHRVRPVVQQILDSMTSTAAFVRNGRLDILATNLLGRALYSPVFDSPTRPSEAALPNLARFGFLDPAARDYFPDYDKSCHTSVAILRTEAGRDPHNRDLSDLVGELSTRSDDFRTRWAAHDVRLHRTGTKHFRHPVVGELTLDFEAMELSADAGLTLTAYAARPDSGSAERLQLLATWAATERLPAGR
- a CDS encoding carboxymuconolactone decarboxylase family protein, coding for MTDDSRPEPSGAQKMFGDFAPALVHFTDGVLFGEVWKRTELTPKERSLVTVAALATNGNTEQLVFHLGLAKENGNTEAELIEALTHLAFYAGWPQAMAAMAVAKQVFRN
- a CDS encoding xanthine dehydrogenase family protein molybdopterin-binding subunit — encoded protein: MSQPRTAVGTPQSRVDGRLKVTGRARYAADQPTYGVLYAAVVDASVGRGRITGIDDGAARAHSGVLRVLSHLNAPRLPYVDNPGSNNPAPNSRLRVFQDDRVRFFGQPVAVVVATTWEAAQQGARLVHVSYAAEQPVTDLTTAPADPPTTYARGDADRALNSAPVRLDLTYRTARNHHNPMEPHATIARWDGDRLTVWDKTQWVIGGTQQELAAVFDIPQTAVRVISPFVGGAFGSGLRAWPHTTIAALAARETGHPVKLVMTRRQLYFGTGFRPAYSYRLRLGSDRTGRLTAMTHEIRGETSSYETFTEAMLAPGQMLYSMPNVRQSYATVPLNVNTPIWMRGPGYASAALVIESAMDELAHQLGLDPIELRKRNEPTVDESSGQPFSTRRLRECYDAGAREFGWQRRNPKPGATRDGDWLIGTGMAAAVYDTARAPAQAHVRLNADGTALVQSATSDMGPGTYTSMPQVAADALGLTMDTVRFELGDSLMPPTPPHGGSMTMASVGSAVQDGCDKVRRQAITLAVNDPRSPLHGVDPDSIIVRKGRMSVKNDPTHGETYRQLLARTGRDHLEVIGSWAPPEHDRFSMYGYGAVFAEVAVDARLGLVRIRRMLGVYDAGRIVNPKLADSQALGGMVGGIGAALLEHTVTDPRDGRIVNANLADYLVPVNADIQNLRAIYLDGEDREADPLGVKGLAELVLVGVAPAIANAVFHATGRHIREFPITADALL